One Acetobacter ghanensis DNA window includes the following coding sequences:
- the gcvH gene encoding glycine cleavage system protein GcvH, with translation MTLYFTTEHEWLRVDGETAVVGITQHAADELGELVFVETKPAGTQVKAGEAVAVVESVKAASDIYAPVDGEVVEGNAALSDDPSVVSSDPQGAGWIVKFRLSNPAQLDGLMDAAAYAAFLG, from the coding sequence ATGACCCTGTATTTTACGACCGAGCATGAATGGCTGCGCGTGGATGGTGAAACCGCCGTGGTCGGCATTACCCAGCACGCAGCGGATGAGCTGGGCGAGCTGGTTTTTGTGGAAACCAAGCCAGCGGGCACGCAGGTCAAAGCGGGTGAGGCCGTGGCTGTGGTGGAATCGGTTAAGGCCGCGTCCGACATTTACGCCCCCGTGGATGGAGAAGTTGTGGAAGGCAACGCCGCCCTGAGCGATGACCCGTCCGTTGTCAGCTCCGACCCGCAGGGTGCTGGCTGGATTGTCAAATTCCGTCTGAGCAACCCCGCACAGCTCGATGGCCTGATGGATGCCGCTGCCTACGCCGCGTTTTTGGGTTAA
- the gcvT gene encoding glycine cleavage system aminomethyltransferase GcvT produces MGTDSSLLHTPLYTLHEDFGAKMVPFAGYAMPLQYADGIMAEHRHVRAHVGLFDVSHMGQVRIRARSGNVEDAARALERLVPADIVALKPGRQRYTQFTNTSGGILDDLMVIRQEDCLLLVVNAACKQADFAHMQDNLGDCLVEQLEDRALLALQGPDAEGVLSSFDADASSMRFMDVCMLEIDGARCIVSRSGYTGEDGFEISLSAKDADRVARQLLQHQQVKLIGLGARDSLRLEAGLCLYGSDIDETTTPVEAALEWSIQKSRRTGGARAGGFPGADIILDQLENGVTRRRVGLLPEGRAPVRHGAPLFADAAMADRVGEVTSGAFGPTVEAPVAMGYVATPHAATGTALTAELRARAVATRVAALPLVPARFKR; encoded by the coding sequence ATGGGCACCGATTCTTCTCTCCTTCATACTCCCCTTTATACCTTGCACGAGGATTTTGGCGCCAAAATGGTGCCGTTCGCGGGCTATGCCATGCCATTGCAGTATGCAGATGGTATTATGGCCGAGCATCGCCATGTTCGTGCGCATGTCGGGCTGTTTGATGTGTCCCACATGGGGCAGGTGCGTATTCGCGCCCGCTCTGGCAATGTGGAAGATGCAGCCCGTGCGCTGGAGCGGCTGGTGCCAGCCGATATTGTGGCGCTCAAGCCCGGTCGGCAGCGTTATACGCAGTTCACTAACACATCGGGCGGTATTCTGGACGACCTTATGGTCATCCGGCAGGAGGACTGCCTGCTGCTGGTGGTCAACGCAGCCTGCAAACAGGCCGACTTTGCCCATATGCAGGACAATCTGGGCGACTGTCTGGTCGAACAGCTGGAAGACCGCGCCCTGCTGGCCCTGCAAGGCCCGGATGCGGAAGGTGTGTTGAGCAGCTTTGATGCCGATGCCTCGTCCATGCGCTTTATGGATGTGTGTATGCTCGAAATTGACGGTGCGCGCTGCATTGTCTCACGCTCGGGCTATACGGGGGAAGACGGGTTTGAAATCTCGCTCTCCGCCAAGGATGCGGACCGCGTGGCCCGCCAGTTGCTCCAGCATCAGCAGGTTAAACTGATCGGCCTTGGCGCGCGGGACAGCCTGCGGCTGGAAGCAGGCCTGTGCCTGTACGGCTCCGATATTGATGAAACCACAACCCCCGTGGAAGCGGCCCTTGAGTGGTCCATTCAGAAGTCCCGCCGCACGGGTGGCGCACGGGCTGGCGGCTTCCCCGGTGCCGACATTATTCTCGATCAGCTTGAAAACGGTGTAACCCGCCGCCGCGTGGGCCTGCTGCCAGAAGGCCGCGCTCCTGTTCGCCACGGCGCACCGCTTTTTGCCGATGCCGCAATGGCGGACCGGGTGGGCGAGGTTACATCCGGCGCGTTTGGCCCCACGGTGGAAGCCCCGGTGGCCATGGGCTATGTGGCCACGCCGCACGCCGCAACCGGCACGGCTCTGACGGCCGAACTCCGCGCACGTGCGGTTGCGACCCGCGTGGCCGCCCTGCCGCTGGTGCCTGCCCGCTTCAAGCGCTGA
- the speE gene encoding polyamine aminopropyltransferase: MAENWIEETLYDNWGQRFRVVKELARTRSAFQDIVVFESDSHGRVLLLDGVVQITERDEFVYQEMLTHVPLFTHKAPRNVLIIGAGDGGVLRRVLEHPGVEKAVMVEIDGAVIELSKQHLPSIAGDAWTNPRAEVIVGDGIDYVAKAADGSFDVIIVDSTDPIGVGEVLFTDSFYEHCARVLSAEGLIVNQCGVPFMQADELFETSERRAKYFPHVSAYVAAVPTYVGGFMTLGIASKGANPAGQDVAVVRARAEQAGILGKTQYWTPEIHVGSFNLPPYIAKHLPTAKA, from the coding sequence ATGGCTGAAAACTGGATTGAAGAAACCCTGTACGACAACTGGGGCCAGCGCTTCCGTGTTGTTAAGGAACTGGCGCGCACCCGCAGCGCGTTTCAGGATATTGTTGTATTTGAAAGCGATTCTCACGGTCGTGTCCTGCTGCTGGATGGCGTGGTGCAGATTACCGAGCGCGATGAGTTCGTTTATCAGGAAATGCTAACCCACGTGCCGCTGTTTACGCACAAGGCCCCCCGCAATGTGCTGATTATTGGCGCAGGGGATGGCGGTGTGCTGCGCCGCGTGCTGGAACACCCCGGCGTGGAAAAGGCCGTGATGGTGGAAATTGATGGCGCGGTCATCGAACTTTCCAAGCAGCACCTGCCCTCCATTGCAGGCGATGCGTGGACCAACCCGCGGGCCGAAGTAATTGTGGGCGATGGGATCGACTACGTCGCCAAAGCGGCTGATGGCTCCTTTGACGTGATTATTGTGGACAGCACAGACCCCATTGGCGTGGGCGAAGTCCTGTTTACCGACAGTTTTTACGAACACTGTGCCCGCGTGCTGAGCGCGGAGGGGCTGATTGTCAACCAGTGCGGCGTGCCCTTCATGCAGGCGGATGAACTGTTTGAAACCAGTGAGCGTCGGGCCAAATACTTCCCCCATGTGTCTGCCTATGTGGCGGCCGTGCCAACCTATGTTGGCGGGTTTATGACGCTGGGTATTGCCTCCAAGGGGGCTAACCCCGCCGGGCAGGATGTGGCCGTAGTGCGCGCCCGTGCGGAACAGGCGGGTATTTTGGGAAAAACCCAGTACTGGACGCCAGAAATCCACGTAGGGTCCTTTAACCTTCCGCCCTACATTGCCAAACATCTGCCAACCGCCAAGGCGTAA
- the speD gene encoding adenosylmethionine decarboxylase, translating to MNALAQLGMVSELPSNNQAISVPVSFEDEDRKDYFVEKDGEKFAGTHLLVDMWGATNLDDPAKIDSTLCEAALAAGATILHSHFHHFTPNGGVSGVVVLAESHISIHTWPERNFAAVDIFMCGACDPHLAIPVMQRLFQAEQLDVSEERRGRVQS from the coding sequence ATGAACGCACTTGCTCAACTGGGGATGGTCTCGGAACTCCCGAGCAATAACCAGGCAATTTCTGTTCCGGTCTCATTCGAAGATGAAGACCGTAAAGATTATTTCGTCGAAAAAGACGGCGAAAAATTTGCAGGGACACACCTGCTGGTTGACATGTGGGGTGCCACTAATCTGGACGACCCCGCAAAGATCGACAGCACCCTGTGTGAGGCTGCTCTGGCGGCAGGGGCTACAATTCTGCACAGCCATTTCCACCATTTTACACCCAATGGCGGTGTGTCTGGTGTTGTGGTGCTGGCGGAAAGCCATATTTCCATCCACACATGGCCCGAGCGCAACTTTGCGGCGGTGGATATCTTTATGTGTGGGGCCTGTGACCCGCATCTGGCCATTCCGGTCATGCAGCGCCTGTTTCAGGCCGAGCAACTGGATGTGAGCGAAGAACGCCGCGGCCGCGTGCAGAGCTAA